The sequence GACCTCCGCGTAATTACTCCAGGCTTACATCAATATAACAGTGCCGGGTTTCTCTTCAATTATTTCCCGGGAGTGGCAGGCTCTCTTCCCGCAGTGCTTATTTATTTCGAATTGGCCTAATTTGCTCAACAATTTGCACATCCCTTCTTTGGCATCCCACGTTTCCCCGGACGGCGGGGTCTGGGGCTGTCCGGGTCGCCCCGTCCGTGGCCGTCGGTCTCTGCCCCGGAGGAGCGGCCACGGAGCTCGGCACCGCCCAGCGCCCGCGGGCACCGAGCCCCCCCAAAGCGAGCCACCGCGGCTGGGGCCCGGCGCTGAGCAATTCGTACGGATGAGTAAGCAGCAAATGTGGTAACTCAGGCCAACAGCTCTGCAATTAGGGCTACAATTTCAGGTGTAGCCAACAGTCgcaatgaatatttatttcatcGTACCGAATAAAAGAAATGGCTCGGCTAAATAGCACGGGGAGCTCTGTGGGGTAGTTTGGTTTGGAGAGTGGGGGTGCTCCCAGCGGGGATCCACCTCGTCCGCTCCCGTCCCGAGTGGGACAGGCTCACTCTCCCCGCGGTGCGCGGCCGTGGGCTTATGCCTTCGTTCCTGCCcgagcccagcccggccaaGGACCCTTCCCGGGAAGGAAGGGTAAGGCAGGCAGCGTGCAGCCAGCCGCCTtcccggggcagagccgggcggGGGACGGAGCGCCCCGCGGGCGCGcacggggcggggggcgcgggccggcgggggcagggcagagccggGGCTCCGTgccccccgcccgcgccgcgccgctcCGGGGCTCCCCTCTGCCGAAACACCCGCAAAGTGGCCGTGGTGGGTCCGGCGGCTCCGCACCCCGGCGCGGTTGCGGGAGTCCCCTCGGGTTTTGCTCCGTCGCGGAAGAGGGTAGCAGAGGAAGAACGCGGGCGCGATGGGAGGCAGCGGCGGCACGGGGGGGCCGAGGCCCCTCCGGCTGCCCTAAGGTCTGCAGCCCCAGCGAGCGAGAGGGCGGCCCGGAGCGCCCGTCAGCCCCCGAGTCTTATTGCTCCCTCTCCGCAGCCAACCTCGCCGGGGCTCCCGCAAGCCAAGCGAGCGCCGCGGCTACCAACTGGCTGTTCCCGGGCGGACTCCGAGCCGCACGGATGCAATGCCCCGAGCGTCCGTCTCATCCCGAGCCCCTCGACCGAAATCCGGGCGCCCGACTAAAGGTGCGAGGTCGGCGGCAGGCGATGTCGCGGCAGCACGGCAGGCGGGGAACGGGGCCGGGTCCTCCGCCCGCTTCCCGGCAGCATCCTGTCGAGGTCTGAGCCGTGCTGCGGACAAGCACAGCCCGAGTCttttgtgtgtggggggggttggggtttggtttgtgtttttgtttggtttttcttttcttcgcTTTgcgggtttttcttttttttcttttttttttttttttccttttggtctGTATTTAAGTTACTGTGGAATGAGGAGGTGCGAGGCGTCGTAGCAGCTCGGTGGCGGTCCGTTCCTAACGAAAGAGCCGCTCCACGGGCGGAATGCTTTCTTTTTCGGGGATGGGGAGGTGGGACGGACGCCGCGGGTGGCGGGGGAGCCTCCGGGCCGGGGCGCACCTGCCCGGCGGATCCCCCCGCGCCCGGCGCCCATCAGCGCTGCTCGACGGGACGGACCCGAGGTGAGCGGCGGGCGCGGTAAGTACCGCTCCCTTCCCCGCGGTACCCCTCAGCGCGACTCAGCCTCCTCCCCATCCATCCCAACCTCTCCCGCCCCTTCCCCGCCGCCGCCAGTGGGAGCGCGGCCCCTTTAAGAGCCCGGCTTTGCCTCCCGGTAGCTGAAGGTCATTAAAACACAAAAGCGCTCCAGCGCTGCGGTCCAATATAGCGCATGCGCCCTGCCCGAGGACTGGCAGGGAGACGGCAATATGGCGAGAATGCctggcagcggcggcggcggcggcgagtggagcggcggcggcggagggggcggcggacgcggcggaggcggcgggaACAATGCGGGGGACCGGCCGTCCGGGCGCGGCGTCGCCCCCCGCCCGCACCGCTACTGCAGCGccggcgaggaggaggagggcgaggaggaggatgagatCCAGGAGGTGCAGATAACgggggacgaggaggaggaggacggaGCCGATGGGGGGCTGCTGctggacgaggaggaggaggaagaggagatgggTCTGGAGTGGGACGGCGAGGAGGAGACGGAGCCGCTGCCGCCCGCCCCGGGCCGTACGccgggcggcggcagcagcggcgtcggggctgccccggggggCGCCGCGGCGGCTGccccggggggcggcggcggccccgggggggCGGCGGAGGACGCGGAGCTGGAGGcggccctgctgctgcagcggccggagcgggcGCGGCTGAGCGAGAACACGCGGCTGGCCACCCGCTACGCCGTGCGCATCTTCCGCGAGTACCTGAGCGAGAAGGCGCAGAGCCCTGACTTCGAGACCATGGACAAGGGGGCGCTCTGCCGGGTCCTGCGCTCCTTCTACGCCGAGGCGCGCTCCAAGAGCGGGCAGCTCTACTCCAAGTCCTCCCTCATCAGCATCCGCAGCTCCCTCAACCGCTACCTCAACGAGCCGCCCTACTGCCGCACCCTGGACCTCACCAAGGACCCAGAGCTCCGCGCCGCCAACCTCACCCTGGCCGCTGTCATCCGcaagctggaggagcagggcgCCGGGCCGGTGGTGCAGAAGCAGGCCATCACCCGCGCCGACCTCCGCAAGCTCTACACGTGCAGCGTGTTCAGCACCCAGAGTCCCTTCGGGCTCCTCAACAAGGTCTGGTTTGAGACCTGCATGTACTTCTGCACCCGGGGCCGGGAGAACCAgcgggagctggaggaggactCATTTGGGCTGGCCGTGGATGAGGACGGACGCAAGTTCGTCTACTTCAAGGCGCTGGGGCCCTACCACAAGTCGCGCTCGTCCTCCTGGAGCAAGAAGCGGGCAGAGAGCAGCGACGAGGAGAACCTGCCTCGTATGTATGAGACTGGCACAGAGTTCTGCCCCTATGCCAGCTTTGTCAAGTACCTCTCCAAGCGCAACCCCCTCTGCAAGGCCTTCTTCCAGCGCCCGCGGGACCACTGCAGCGAGGGTGACATCACCTGGTACGAGAACAAGGCCATCGGGAAGAACCTCCTGGGTACCCGCATGCAGATGCTCTCCAAGGCGGCCAAGCTCTCCAAGACCTACACCAACCACTGCATTGGTGCCGTCTCCATTGCCACCCTCAACAGTATCGCTGGCATTGGCACCAAGCtgggaggactgcagccaccccaccaccaccacccccctccccaccaccaccacctcctccaCCACCCCGCTGGCGGGGGCCTCTACACCCCTGCTGCCCTCAATGGTGGACCTCGGCTGCGGCCACCCGCTGCCAACCCCTACGTGCTGCCCAAAGACGGCGACGCTGCGCCGGTGAAAGCGGAGGCGGCCGCAGTGGCGCCGGCCAAGCGGGCGCTCTACGAGGCAGTGTTCCCGGCAGGGGCTGCGGCCGGCGGCGATGCATGTGGGCCCTCTGCCTCCCCAAAAAGACTCTGCCGCCGCCCCGCTGAGCCCCTGGATGCCGCTGCGCCCGCCGTGGTGGTGGTCTCAGTGAAACATGACCCCTTGCCTCACCTCCTCCCCGAAGCAAATGGGCACAGAAGCACCACTTCACCCACAGTAGTTTCACCTGCTATTGTTTCCCCCACACAGGTAAccggaaaaagaaaaaggaaaaaaaaaagtggcaacCCCTCACCCTGCCCCACATAGTCTGCACTGGCCCCCTCCTTTCTTCCCCCGAGGCTGGGCACTGAGGCACACTGCCAGCATTGGGGTGGCTCTTGGGTCACGCTCACTCTTCAGGCACCCAAAGAGCCCAAATGCGAGTTATCCAACTTATTTGTCCCACCAGTCTCTTCATGCCCCGCCACTGGTCCAGTGGCCACTCTGTGTGCCTGGGTGTTGGACTTGAATGGTGCTTGGGTGATGCCATGCTCCCCCTCAGcggcagcactgacagctcagcccTATGGgctcctcttttcctcttttttatttttccccccctcttttatttctctttgtgcGGGAGACGTGACTTAGGAAAGTCGGGCCAGAATAGTAGATAGGGGCATCAGGTATCATTAGTGTGTGTGGTGTTCTTGATGTGCTAATGAACTATTTGAATAACCTCAAATGCAAGAAACAGCCGGGAGAATACTCAATTACACACTAGTAATGAGGGTGTAATTTTAAACTTCAGAAGTTAACAAGAGGGTTAATATGGCAATTGCATTCATCttgtatttgtttatttaaaatagctcTGTTTCCTGGCactgatccttttttttttttttttaaggcaaatTGGCTTTAGTTGCATTAGTTACCATAGTGGCGAAATATACAGTAAGAGCACAATTAAACGGGTTTAGGTGCATCTTAGCTGTGGAATGAGCCCAAATTCATTAGATGTGTTTCGTTAAGGTAAAACGGTGTTGTCGAAAACGCTGTTGAGCTGTGCCTTAATGCGTGCCTTGCAGAGCCCCCTCTGCTGTATGCCAGCACGTGCTGGTGcctgctccccatcccctccaAAAGTACTTTCCTCTCGGGTGTTTGAGCGCCGGAGCTAAATTACTTCAATTAAAGACTCGCTGCACCTCTGCAATTGGCTTGAAGTTTGGAAGCCATTCTAACTAAATCTGTAAAGCATATGCAGTTACGTTGTGCCCCATAAAATACCGCGTTTCAGGCAAGAACTTCACTGATGGCTGCCCTACATGATTACAAAACCCCTCTGACATTCTCGTGTCAAGTAATAACAGGGATCGCAGCCGTCAGCCAGGGAGCGCGGCGCTGGGCAAGCACAGGTATATGACATGCCTGAGCTGTTTCCCGAGTGGAAATACCAGTTCTGGACAGACTGACCCTTTCAAAGAGTTTGCCAACTAATCAGCTAGCCTGAAGGCTaattggggtggggagggggagggcaGGGCTCCCAGTGAATGCCTGCATAAGCATCTATGTTTAAGATACCTGTGACCTCTCCTTTCTTTCAGCGAGGCTTTTTTTGGACCACTTCAGTGGAGTACTGTAGCTTGATCCCCTGCTGTGTGTATCTGGTGTCTCTGAATGGCTTAGAGGCTTGATTATGTGCAGATAATGTTTTTGTTCTAGCTCATTATTTCAGGTAAAAGCTAATGCTCCTTGCCGTATTTAACCCCAGATTCCTCTTCCCCTTGATCTTTAATGATCttgaaagtaattttgaaaCTTTGGGCACAGTTCAGCTTTTTAGGAGGAGCACTGCACATTCGtctgggaaggggaagagggaaCTGGGCAGAGCAGTCAGTGGTCAGGGAGTGTGTGTATCTTTAACCTGTTAAATGAGGTGTCTTGGTACTTTCAGTTGTCAGACTAAAGAACTCTATCTCTACCCTTGCCCACAAATCCCTTCACACTTGCATAAAGCTTAGGCGAGGAGAAATCCAGCTGCCGTAGTGTTTGCTGCAAAGCTGAGCTTCCTACGGGAAGCATTTGGAGCTGTAATTCTCATTAACTGAGAGAGAAAGGCTgtggggagaaagggagaaatagCTAAAATAGATACACAGGCATCTGCTGTCTTCATAAGTGtatcaagaaagaaaatgagcagtCACCAAGGGTACTAGAACTAGACAATGTGAGTTTTTTCAGTAATTATATGGAAATGTCCATTCATAATTTCATGAGTTAAACAAGATGCCCACTCGCTTTTGTAGCTGAATCTTGCCTTTGCTACAAACCTCATTCATTTAAAtctttaataggaaaaaaaaaagtgtatttttttttttaaattttattttccattttcatcaCCAATTTTTCTTGTGTCAGTTTTAACTTATGCAGTTCTGAGATgtgacaaaatgaaaaaatactggCTGTGGAATGGATTTCTTTGGGAGACTGTTAATGCTAAACTTTTTCTCTCTTGCTACCCTTTATGATACTTACACTAATCGAGGTCCAGGGCATTTCCTGGGGAAATTAATGACTGGCTGAGGTTAATGGCCCAAGGTATTGCCTCAAGCCATTGGCTCTCCCATCCTGGTCATTAATCCCCAGGAAATGCCCTGGCCCTCAATCGTTATTGCTTAATTATAAACAAAGAGTTTCTAAGCCTTTTTACTGAATATATCTCATCAAGTACCATGACAATAAATTCCACTGTTGACAAATACTACTGATTCCTTGAAAACATGAAGGTCATAAGTTTGTGGTTTATTGCTTGTCTTTGTAATTAGTCTTCCAGGGGACAGATTGTACAGAATTCATGGATTTGTGCAATACTCTGGTGAAAAAGTGGTGGCATAATGTATGGGTTTCTTAGCATTTATTCTTTATACTGtgagttttggttttcttttttttaatagcatttaCCAAAGTGTGGAAAATGAAAGTACTAAATGAGGTGTCTTCAATTTGCCTTGACTATCTGAGCAGGAATgttaattttatgtttttgtgtTGTAGCTCCCATTTTTCATTTAACCCCGAATTGTCTTTTCAACACTGAGTTTGTAGGAGCCTCCTCCAGAGCTCAGGAAACGTACATTAAATGTTCATCTTGATCCAACTATTGCTTTAGGTTTTAGCTTTAAGAGCAGCATTTATAGTGTATTTTAAGCATACAGCATTGCCATCATGGCATAACTTTCTTTTCAGTCCTTATTTGCTCTGAAGTGTAGTAATTTTCCTGCCACTGACAGCAGTACTTCGGTTCAAGTTGATGACAGAGAGATGTAATTTGGCTGTTGTTCATCTCCCATGTTGCTGAAAGATGAACAATAGCTAAAGCTTGAACTTTTGATGTCACAATGTGGTGGTAGCTTTTGGGTTTTATAGATCTGGTTTGTGCTGAACTTCCTACGGTAGAAATACCCAAAAATAGGTGTAAGAAAATAGTTTGGCTTCTGCCATGGGGGAGGAGAGTTGCCTGTCACTTGCAAATGCTTTGGTTACGTTTGTTTTGTAACTTGATTGTGTTTCTCTGGACTGTTTGTGAAGAATTTATTAGCTGTTAAGATACCTACCAAAGGCTTGATTAGATTAAAAACCTGAGCGATATGCATTCATCAAAGCTGTTTTGGGCTATCttgaaatgccttttttttgttgtttgtttttcttctgctttaaaTTCAGAGTTGccctttttaatgtcttttgaTGTGGCACATGACTTTTCATTGCCTTACATTCTCTTTAAAGGGCTTACTTTGACCCAAATGAGAAATCTAGTTCTGGCTGCAGGTTTTGCAAAAGAAGACACAACAATAGCACATGAGTAATATGAGTAAGCAGTAGGCACAACCAGGAGCAAATCAAATGGAGCTAACAAGTCTAACCCTTTTTAGTCTTGGATTTTAGAGGACGTGGATAAGAATCTGATCTGGGAACATCCTGCACATTCCTTAAATGGCCACAAAAAAGACTTGTGTTTTGTACAGGTATATCTAGTACTCTGACCAGAATCATTTGCTTTCCCAGTATGCAGGGCAGGAGAACTCATCAGGTAGCTTCAAGGAGGGATGCTTAGGATAGTGGTGTAAAGATGCTAGGCTTTATTTCTACCAGGGTCATAGATGCAGCAATATCCTTGACTTAAGGGCTTGAAGTACAGTGGCTATTAAGGCTGATGACTGCTAAATACCTTGTTAGTTCTTGTGACAGTACTACTATTGATCAGGTTTCAGAGGTTAGTGCTGGCTGCCCTACTGTGCAGTTAGTGCTCTTCTCTTTGATTACTGGATTATCCCATGTTGCAAGAAAATCCACAATTTGCTAGGTGTctttttttaagagaaacaCTGAGGTTAAAATCATAGAAGGTAGGGGTTAAAGAAAGTTTAATCTATGGTATAAGAAACGGTATCTATCTTTGAGGGTAGTTTGTTGCTTTGTTACTTACAGGTTCTATAATGaggaagatattttattttctactaAGTTACAGGTGTGGAAAGTAGATAATCATCAAAATTGCTCTGAAATCCATGGAGGGCAGGGGGATAAGGTAGTAGTGGTGTCAAGTATGGTCCCCAAAGCTTTCTTATCAATTTCCATAATGAAATGCAGGAATCCTGGCTTTTGCTCTTTTGGGTGGAAGTCAGTGTTGTTTGTAACTGAGTGCTTCTAAATATTGTTTGAAatagggtttttctttttaagaaagtAGAATATCCCAGGCTATATTCCTTATAATGAACTTGGAGCTTGGTAGGCATgtgagtgttttccaagatgaGTACAAGACAAGCAAAACAGTGATTAGGCATAGTAATGTTACATACAGCTTTGGGGGTACATGCACTGAACGGAATGAAGGGAActggtttttctttgtttggctAAGGTTGGTCCATGTTGAATCAGCTGTTTGGGAGTTGATTTAAGGTGACTTGGGAGAGTATTTCAGAGCAGATCCAAGAATGGTGTTTTGATACATGCATTTAGAATGGTGGCTGTGGAGCTAAAGGTCCAATACTGTCTTTGTAGGTCCTCTTGGTTGCATTAGCATTATATGTTGGAGGTATTAAATTGTGCAACTATTTCAGCTGGTGATTTCTACTATcacttaatttttcaaaatatttttcctttttagaagTTAGACTAATTTTATTTAGTTGCATCACATGAGCTGGTCAGAGGACTTGCTTCAGTGATGGCAGGAATGCAAGAGGTGACCAGTTCTTTATAGCTCAAATGAGTATGACTTTTGTAATACAATCGGGAGGAAGAAAATAACATCCCTGAAGGTGCTGCTGTATTTTGACACTCTTTTACATCCTGTAGAATCTGAAATTACTATGTTGGTACTCTGCACATCAAAGATAAAATGCACAAGCTTaaaggcagcagagagctgattttttttttaataaaaagtattCTGTGATTATCCTGTAAAAGATTTCCTTTGCCCACTGCTCTGTTTCTACAGAGCAAGAGATCAGAAACTGCTCAGTCTAATTGGTGAGTCTGTGTGACAGGGAGCTGCCTTATTTCATGTATGGTGTAGAAATAAATGAGTGCTTAAACCCTTTGAAACACATCACTGCTGCAAAAGCCATAGGCTGTAATTAAATTGAATGTGGGGTTGTATTGTCTTGTGCCCTTGGCTATAAACTTGATAACAGGCCATGGTACCCCCACTATTGTGTTCGAAGCTGGAACCTAATTAGAGATGTTGTAGATTTTCAGTCACTTTCTAAACCCTTCTGTTCATCTTTTTCCCTGTGTCCTTTcttattattttgcttttctgtttcagaagcAACAAATGTACCcttcttttcagaagaaaattgttAAGGGCATGTAGCCAAATATGTATgtgaagataatttttttatcatATTTTGGATTCAAGGGACAAGTGTTGGTAACTGCATTTTATCTGATGTGGAGGAGATTTATTAGTGTTGAGacagtaaaaatatataatcatgtttccagggaatgcttTCAGATTCTTCTGGGCATTCGAATAGGGAATAAGGAAAGGATTGGAACTTCTTGTAATACCTTGATCTGAAAGTAACATTGGAAGATGTACAATTGAATTTTGttctggttgttttttggggattatcagcaaggaaaaatagcttttctgggatttaaaaaatgtacaTGCTTTGCATTCAGCCAGTTTTAGTTGATGTGAAAACCTTCAAACTTGCTAAGGACTTAATCCCCAATGAGAACAAGAATCTCTGATATGTTCTTAATATAACTTCTAgtttcaaaaataatcaaaattgtagtgcataaatatattataaacATTTCCAATAAATTCGTAGTTAATTGATAAGCTTACCTATTGTATGCACCAGTACACTTCTGTACTAGGACAGATCATTTTAATGAAATGGAAATTGAATGACATTTTAAAGCCCCATTCACTTTACCAATgtatggatttcttttttttttttcactgtatgTTTAGGACACATTTGCTTCGTATAGCATAGTTGAGCTAGCACCTCCTTGGGACTTCTGACTTACTTCAAATCCTAGCCTGAGTGTACTGATGTGGTTTGCAGTGTTCTTGGTACTTAAAATAGGTCATGTAGTCTGGATATAATGCATTAGTGTGTGACTTCTGGAAAGAGGTGATCACGTCTCTTCAAACAGTGTCACCAGCTGTAGGAAACCAATCCTTCCTCAAGGTAGCATAGGACATGAGGGCTGAGTGGAGCATTTTGGTAGTGAGGGTAGCTCATGGTGGAAGGGAGGTTGTTTGGTAGGTGCTGTTCAGGTAACGCAGGCTGGAGCACTTGTCTGCGTAAAGGCAAGAGAGCGGAAAGCTCTTTACAGGAGGCAAGGTGTGAAGCTGAATTTTGGTATTCCTTTTTCTGTATCCTTATCCAAAAAGTCTTGTGGAGTTGCTGGGGTGATTTCTGAGCTGAGCTTAACTCTACCACAGTGCTTCCACTTATCACTCTCCTCCTCTAAGTGCCTAGGGACCAGGTCTGATGATGCTGTTGTTtatttcagtttggtttttgATATCAGGAGTGAAAGGAAGAGGAGCCTATGTAGTTGGCTCTTCTGCTTGGTAGCTCTAATAAAGGAGCCACAGCTCTCAGGCTCCCCTGCAAATTGGCACCTGTGTGTACTCTCTTAGTACTTCTGTGTCAGCCTGTCAGAAATGTAATGCATAAATGCACAGCTTCCCTAAAACACCTTCTTTTAAgccttttgtgtgtgtgtgtgtccgcTTATGTTTATTCAAAATTAGAGATTGCTAGAAAAATTTCGAGAGTGATTTCTCAACACCCTTCAGCTAAATCCTGAGCTCTTACTCACCACATCAATATTTTTAGCTGCTTCTTTTGCTGCTGTTGATTTTTCTCTGTAGGTTCTAGTAGGCTTCAAAAGTGGAAGAGGGAGGTTGTTCTGCAGTAAGGGCAGCATCCTGTGTCTGATGCCTTGGCTTTGAGTCATTCAAGTCCAGTGTAGTCATACTGAGCTCTTACTCTGGTGCAGGGTGACCAGATGGGGAGCTTGTCCTCACCTTCCTGGTGAGAGCTGTTGTGTCACGGGAGAGGTGTCTGCAGTGCACACCAAGGGACAGCATTGAACCTCTTGGGCTCAGTAGCACCAGTGGTTAATTATTGAGCATTCTCTGGTTGAAAGCTGCCCTGGAGAAGTAGCAGCAGAAGCGTGTGGTGTGTCTGGCCAATGTGGGGGGTGGGAGGATGGGTGTGTGTGTTTAGCATGAAAGAGAAGGGGAAATCCACTCATGTTGCCTTCCTCGCTTCCATGTCTATTTGGGATGGCTTGAGACTCTTTTTGACCTTTTCTCTGAAAagtggggaagaggagaagcaaGGGAGATGAAGTCGACTTAAAtagcttccttccttccttccttccttccttccttccttccttccttccttccttccttctttcggGCTGGTTGTTTCACCTGTGACATGCCTGATAAATTCCTTCCCTTGTATTGAAATCACCCCATTCAGAAGAATTCAAGTCATCTGAAGTGCTGTAATTAACCCGTCTAGTTTTGATGCCAAATTGGGAGGACCTAGCTGAGAGTTGGGTTGACAAGTTGGAAAGTGTAAACGGGAGCACAGATGTCCTAACAGAATCCTATGGCTGTAGTACAAACTGTTGGAAATTCAGATAAAGAGGGAGTCTGATTCAACTGATTGCCTTTTTCAGAGTTTTCCTGTGtttctaattattttataaCTAGCAGCACTGGCTAGTtataaaaaaagcttttgtgcTATTCCTCCTTATCTCAGATATGACAGCAGTACTGGCTGTTTGTGCTGATGCTTTTTGTAGGCTTTTATCAAGTTGATCAGTACTGGTTTACAGCTTGGGTTTAGAAAATGCCATGTCTTTCTTGTCACAATACAGTAGTTTCTGGAAGCTCTTCCTAGACTGTTGCAAGACCAGGATCACATTTTTCtcaagtttttaaaatactttttgagGCATAGGGGAAATAATCAGATGCTCTAAGCTTGCATGGTTTGACTAATCAACAGTTTAGAATGACCTGTTGAGCTTTTTGGTTAATTTTCTCTTGTCTCTTGGTTTAGTTATGCTGAAGTATATATCTTGTTGATTATCTCTTGGAAAATACAGTTTcttgggaaaaaacaaacaaacagtcGCTTTCTCTGAAAACACACACTGGTCTGTGACTGACAGACTTGGGAGTGGCAAAGTAATTGTTCCTTGAGGAAGAGCAGATAAGGCAAAGCTATGTGGTTCATGAAACCATCTGAGGAAAACTTAAGTTCTCTAGAACTGACTGAATCTGGTAAgaatatgactttttttttttccccaacacaAACAGTTGAAACAGTTATATTCCTTAGCAGGGATGGGAATGCAAAATTCCTCAGCCTTTGaatctgcttttttcccccctcaagtaccatttgaaaataaaataggcAGAATGGACTAACGTGGTTTCAGTGTAAGCCTCAAACTGCTGAAAAATCAGCTTTCTGAAGCTGCTGCAAATCCAAAACAGTATGTGTAACACAGTTACAGTTTGatttttgaaaagcagaaattacttTAATGTCCTTTCAGAACTTTGTAGCTTTGCCTTCCTTTTGGTGTATTTGACACACTTTCAAAGTAACCTTATTACTGGTTTTATCTCTTAGAAGTCTTTGTAAGTTACCTTTTTTGGGAGACTTTTAGCGTGTTACTTTTGAGATGCACTtgaatacaatttatttttgtttccactgAAAGTACTCTAGGTACAAGCTGTTCTGTTCAGGTTTCGGCATTGGGAAAGTATCAAAAgtaaggaagtaaaaaaaaaagccaaaaaaaactAGGTGTATTCTAACTAGGAAGTACAGATGTGTCAAAATGGACATGCAGAATGTACAGTGACTCAATACTAAATATAGTATTAGTTGAGTTGCTAATGCATTGTATTGATGTATGGAAGTAGCACTACACTACTGTGTAACTGGCAAAATTATCCCCACGGTACAGAGGAGGATAATTCAAGACTTCAGAGTTTATTGTGGTaattaattaagaaaatatcTCTCCTTCTTGTGCTGAAGCAGAATTTTAACCACTCAGTTTTTCTCAGTCTCAGTATATTTGCTTCCAAACTGCCAGTGGATATAATCAGGATCATGAATATAATAGTGGGTTAGATTTGAAATACAGGATGGTGGTATGGTAGTAACTGTGATTGTAATGTAAAATATTCAGAAGCTTGTGTATGTTGTTTTAATTGTTGAGAATACAAAGGTCAAATCTCTatctttccaggaaaaaaatataatagatgagtttttttttttttgttttttgttttttgttttttttatatagAAGGCTCATGTCCAAATTTTTGCTAAAACAGCAAAACCcacacctcctcctcctgcttggtAACTCAGCTGACTATTTTAACTTATTAAGGCGGTTTTATTTCTATAAACTGCTGCACTGATTTGACTGGACACTTCTTTTGCTACAGGGTTATGATCTTACAAGTTTAGTTGCTGTGAAATGCTCTGGTGTCGTGGTGTTGTGGCATTGTTCTGTGTAG comes from Lonchura striata isolate bLonStr1 chromosome 1, bLonStr1.mat, whole genome shotgun sequence and encodes:
- the KCTD1 gene encoding BTB/POZ domain-containing protein KCTD1 isoform X1, with the protein product MARMPGSGGGGGEWSGGGGGGGGRGGGGGNNAGDRPSGRGVAPRPHRYCSAGEEEEGEEEDEIQEVQITGDEEEEDGADGGLLLDEEEEEEEMGLEWDGEEETEPLPPAPGRTPGGGSSGVGAAPGGAAAAAPGGGGGPGGAAEDAELEAALLLQRPERARLSENTRLATRYAVRIFREYLSEKAQSPDFETMDKGALCRVLRSFYAEARSKSGQLYSKSSLISIRSSLNRYLNEPPYCRTLDLTKDPELRAANLTLAAVIRKLEEQGAGPVVQKQAITRADLRKLYTCSVFSTQSPFGLLNKVWFETCMYFCTRGRENQRELEEDSFGLAVDEDGRKFVYFKALGPYHKSRSSSWSKKRAESSDEENLPRMYETGTEFCPYASFVKYLSKRNPLCKAFFQRPRDHCSEGDITWYENKAIGKNLLGTRMQMLSKAAKLSKTYTNHCIGAVSIATLNSIAGIGTKLGGLQPPHHHHPPPHHHHLLHHPAGGGLYTPAALNGGPRLRPPAANPYVLPKDGDAAPVKAEAAAVAPAKRALYEAVFPAGAAAGGDACGPSASPKRLCRRPAEPLDAAAPAVVVVSVKHDPLPHLLPEANGHRSTTSPTVVSPAIVSPTQDSRPNMSRPLITRSPASPLNNQGIPTPAQLTKSNAPVHIDVGGHMYTSSLATLTKYPDSRIGRLFDGTEPIVLDSLKQHYFIDRDGQMFRYILNFLRTSKLLIPDDFKDYSLLYEEAKYFQLQPMLGEMERWKQDRESGRFSKSCECLVVRVAPDLGERITLSGDKSLIEEVFPEIGDVMCNSVNAGWNHDSTHVIRFPLNGYCHLNSVQVLERLQQRGFEIVGSCGGGVDSSQFSEYVLRRELRRTSRAPSVIRIKQEPLD